One region of Priestia megaterium genomic DNA includes:
- a CDS encoding alpha/beta fold hydrolase, whose amino-acid sequence MLEKVFDSGRIRLNYVETNPNSSDISLLLLHGGTARWQTFSTILPNLEKLTHVYAVDLRGHGKSGRGDKNYRLKDYVEDIFLFLKEHVNEPTLIFGHSLGGMISLMMAVNHPTLVTGIIIGDSPLSMTVLKEGSMELMKWRDILHSNQMALTNPKALIKKTSKLSHTRIHLVDEIITNLTYTDPDVLTAMIDQFEETYVGYQVDKLLRRIRCPVLLLQGNPELGGLVRDKDVQKALEISPNLQHKKIKNAGHTLHLENKEEVLAVIEPFIKAFK is encoded by the coding sequence ATGTTAGAAAAAGTTTTTGATTCAGGAAGGATTCGTTTAAATTATGTTGAAACAAATCCTAATTCGTCTGATATATCTCTTTTGCTACTTCATGGCGGAACTGCTAGGTGGCAAACTTTTAGTACTATTCTGCCTAATTTAGAAAAACTAACCCATGTATATGCAGTGGATTTAAGAGGACATGGTAAATCTGGTAGAGGAGATAAAAATTATAGATTAAAAGATTATGTGGAAGATATCTTTCTTTTCCTTAAAGAACATGTTAACGAACCGACACTTATATTTGGTCATTCACTTGGTGGAATGATTAGTCTTATGATGGCAGTTAACCACCCTACACTTGTTACAGGGATAATTATTGGTGATTCCCCCTTATCTATGACAGTTTTAAAAGAAGGATCCATGGAGTTAATGAAATGGAGAGATATACTACACTCTAATCAAATGGCATTGACAAATCCTAAAGCATTAATTAAAAAAACTTCTAAACTTTCACATACAAGAATTCATTTGGTTGATGAAATAATAACAAACTTAACATACACGGATCCAGATGTACTAACAGCTATGATAGATCAGTTTGAGGAAACATACGTTGGATATCAAGTAGATAAGTTACTTCGTAGAATTCGATGTCCCGTATTGCTCTTACAAGGCAATCCTGAATTAGGGGGGCTAGTAAGGGATAAAGATGTGCAAAAAGCATTAGAGATTTCTCCTAATTTACAACATAAAAAGATAAAGAATGCAGGTCATACTTTGCATTTAGAAAATAAAGAAGAGGTATTAGCCGTAATTGAACCTTTTATAAAAGCTTTCAAGTAA
- a CDS encoding TetR/AcrR family transcriptional regulator, which yields MPKFTEQEKEHIHQSLMEKGRELFIQYGLAKTSIDDIIQACGIAKGSFYKFFQSKEELYFEILKNEEEVRETVLNELFRENLPPKELLTSFFHTSFKFVEDNPFLQRVFQNDEHERLTRKLPQQMMEFTKWQTQRGIDAIQILMERGVLPQENPKVIVGVIQAIMMLRLHKEEIGTDLFPKVMDKLIDYVTIGLTK from the coding sequence ATGCCTAAATTTACAGAACAAGAAAAAGAACATATTCACCAATCCCTTATGGAAAAAGGGAGAGAACTATTCATCCAATATGGGCTAGCTAAAACAAGTATTGATGATATTATACAAGCATGTGGAATTGCAAAAGGTTCTTTCTATAAATTTTTTCAATCTAAGGAAGAGCTCTATTTTGAAATCTTAAAAAACGAAGAAGAAGTAAGGGAAACTGTCCTCAATGAACTCTTTCGTGAAAATCTTCCCCCTAAAGAGTTACTAACTTCCTTTTTTCATACATCTTTCAAATTTGTTGAAGACAACCCCTTTCTTCAGCGTGTTTTTCAAAACGACGAACATGAAAGACTCACAAGAAAGCTTCCACAACAGATGATGGAATTTACCAAATGGCAAACTCAAAGAGGTATCGATGCAATCCAAATTTTGATGGAGCGTGGTGTCTTACCTCAAGAGAATCCAAAAGTAATTGTGGGAGTCATCCAGGCCATCATGATGCTACGATTACATAAAGAGGAAATTGGCACTGACCTTTTTCCAAAAGTAATGGATAAACTAATTGATTATGTAACTATAGGCTTGACTAAATAA
- a CDS encoding tyrosine-protein phosphatase produces MKTVENIYQFENLYNFRDIGGFKTKDGCHVKTGILFRSDELSRLSQKDVESFHQINIKSICDLRTLQEQQSKVSRIQTGKEIQLLNVSIHDKSREFTHLEFFKFLVSKSNTIDFEKIMREMYDHMAFGCYKEINEVITFLSNQKNLPALIHCTGGKDRTGFISALIQLLVGVPYETVINEYLLSNQLIAKRMKKIETFIRWMSLFQMSSERIKPILEVRRDYLEEVYNKIIRQYGDIENYLRLACKVPQSSLENLKQLLIE; encoded by the coding sequence ATGAAAACTGTAGAAAACATATACCAATTTGAAAATTTATATAATTTCCGTGACATTGGAGGCTTTAAAACCAAAGATGGTTGCCACGTGAAGACCGGTATCCTATTCCGTTCAGATGAACTGTCTCGATTGTCTCAAAAAGATGTAGAAAGTTTTCATCAAATAAATATAAAGTCAATTTGTGATTTAAGGACTCTTCAGGAACAACAATCAAAAGTCAGTCGCATCCAGACTGGAAAGGAAATTCAACTACTAAACGTATCAATTCATGATAAGAGCAGAGAGTTTACACATCTTGAATTCTTTAAGTTTCTAGTTAGTAAATCCAATACCATTGATTTTGAAAAAATAATGAGAGAAATGTATGACCATATGGCATTTGGTTGTTATAAGGAAATCAATGAAGTTATCACGTTTCTTTCAAATCAAAAAAATTTACCTGCTCTCATTCACTGTACTGGAGGGAAGGATCGTACTGGGTTTATATCAGCCCTTATCCAATTACTTGTGGGGGTGCCATATGAAACGGTGATAAATGAATACCTTTTATCTAATCAATTAATTGCGAAACGTATGAAAAAGATAGAAACGTTTATTCGATGGATGAGTTTGTTCCAAATGTCTTCAGAGCGTATAAAACCAATCTTAGAAGTTAGACGTGATTACTTAGAAGAAGTGTATAACAAGATTATAAGACAATACGGTGATATTGAAAATTACCTTCGTCTGGCTTGTAAAGTTCCCCAAAGCAGTTTAGAGAACCTTAAGCAATTATTGATTGAATAA